A single window of Polyodon spathula isolate WHYD16114869_AA chromosome 2, ASM1765450v1, whole genome shotgun sequence DNA harbors:
- the hs3st1 gene encoding heparan sulfate glucosamine 3-O-sulfotransferase 1: MRTYVMAACLLGLFLFVSQPLSVPSRPTVNDEAVVSSKTADDEQLRAPSIQNETQTAVHPNGTSQHLPQTIIIGVRKGGTRALIEMLSLHPSIAAAESEVHFFDLEDHFEKGFQWYASQMPFSYPHQITVEKTPAYFTSSKVPERIHKMNPAIRLLLILRDPTERILSDYTQVFYNHMHKNKLYQPIETVIIKNGDISMDYKALNRSLYYIHMQNWLKYFPLSHIHVVDGDMLIKDPLPEMKRVEKFLNLSPQINASNFYFNQTKGFYCLRDHGRERCLHESKGRAHPQVASPILEKLYHFFHEPNKKFFELIDRTFNWH; the protein is encoded by the coding sequence ATGAGAACTTATGTGATGGCAGCCTGTTTGCTTGGACTGTTTCTCTTTGTATCGCAGCCACTCTCCGTTCCATCCAGACCAACTGTAAATGATGAGGCTGTTGTGTCATCAAAGACCGCTGACGATGAGCAACTAAGAGCACCTTCCATCCAAAATGAGACCCAAACAGCTGTCCATCCGAATGGAACCAGCCAGCACCTGCCTCAAACTATTATCATTGGAGTGAGGAAAGGTGGGACTAGAGCTTTAATTGAAATGCTTAGCCTCCACCCTAGCATTGCAGCAGCAGAGAGCGAGGTTCACTTTTTTGATTTGGAGGACCATTTTGAGAAAGGCTTCCAATGGTATGCCAGTCAGATGCCTTTCTCATACCCCCACCAAATCACAGTGGAGAAGACCCCAGCTTATTTCACTTCCAGTAAAGTGCCAGAGAGAATTCATAAGATGAACCCGGCCATCAGGCTCCTCTTGATCCTGAGAGACCCCACTGAGAGAATCCTCTCGGACTACACTCAGGTGTTTTACAATCACATGCATAAGAACAAGCTATACCAGCCTATTGAGACTGTGATTATTAAAAATGGGGACATCAGCATGGACTACAAAGCATTAAACAGAAGCCTGTATTACATCCATATGCAGAACTGGTTAAAGTATTTTCCCCTATCACACATTCATGTGGTTGATGGAGACATGTTGATCAAAGACCCTCTTCCTGAAATGAAAAGGGTTGAAAAGTTTTTAAACCTCTCGCCGCAAATCAATGCCTCAAACTTTTATTTCAaccaaacaaaaggtttttacTGCCTAAGGGACCATGGCAGAGAGAGATGTTTACACGAGTCAAAAGGAAGAGCACATCCTCAAGTGGCCTCTCCAATACTTGAGAAGTTATACCACTTCTTTCATGAGCCAAACAAGAAATTCTTTGAACTGATTGACAGGACCTTTAATTGGCATTAA